aaaaaaagataaaaaatataattactaatcctattaaagagaaaaaaaatgagaagtAAAGAGaaatcattttgatttttaggaCAAAAACATTTGGCAAAAATCGCGAGAAGAGAATGGAATCGAGCAGAAACAAGGTTTGCTAGCAAAGAGGGTTTTTGTTCAAGTAAGTTCAGAAGAAAAGGAAATGGGTAAAGGTATTCCTCGGAAATCAGGTACCGGCGACGACCTTCATGCGGCTGCAAGGTCCGGTGATCTGATAGCCGTTCAATCAATTTTGATTTCAAATCCTTTGGCAGTTAATTCCCGAGATAAGCATTCCCGAACACCGTATCCTCTCTCACTctcttttatattaaattatgaacCCTAATTCTAATATTCATTCGATGGAAGATTATCTATACTCATTCACTTTATTCTTCTAATTTTCCCTGCACAGTAACATTCGGCTGCTTCTTTTTGTGattattaatttcatatatttcttTAGCTTTTATGTCTTCATTtcatttctttgattttgtGCTTACTGTACAAAAAATAGGTAGAACAAAAACAAGGAAATGCAAAgagtaattattttttgacatCAAAATTTTGATGTCTAATATAGTGTCATTtgatttttatgtgtattttttaaatgtgtacTCTGTCATATACGGTATTTGTATTTTGATGTCAAAATTACAAACTGAAATGAAAATTACCCAGGAAGGGACACGAGATTCATTATTCAAGCTCCTTATGTTGTAACTAAGATCCACCATTGGTTACCATTCCCAATTTTGTTATTGTATTTGTATACTGTTCTGTAACTTACTGTGCTGAAATgctatttatctttttattaggGAATGCTTACATGATCCagaattgtttttttctttttgtaagaGAAGAGTGATGCTTCATGTTTTGCCTGTGTGTGTATGTCCATGAATATAGATGGTTGAATCGGTAATAAGGAAGAAAATTTTATATGGGGTGAAGTAACTGGATTTTTCTTTGGAATTCTAGCTTTTCCATATTGTTTCTTCAACAAGTAACTTTGGACCATAGACTACATTTTACATGATTGTGTTTTGGTGAGAATTGGAAATAAGGAACAAAATTTTATCTTGAAAGTAAGTAGTAACTGGCTTTTCCTTGGGAATTATAGGATTGCTATATTGTTTAGTTAATCAGCCACTTTGGACCAATGACGGCATTTTAGATGATTGTACTCTGGTGAAGTAACTGGCTTTTTTCATAGGAATTGTAGCATTGCCATATTATTTCTTTAACAAACAACTTTGGAACATAGACTACATTTAGCAGCCTTTTCTGGGCAAGCAGAAATAGTCAGTAACCTCTGCAAGAACAAGGCTGATGTTGGTGCTTCTGCTATGGATGACATGGCTGCAATACACTTCGCGGCACAGAAGGGTCATTTAGAAGTTGTTCGGGCTCTGGTTTCGTCTGGTGCCTCTTTCAAATCCTCTAATCGTAAAGGCATGACTCCATTACACTATGCTGCTCAAGGCTCCTATCTGGAACTTGTCAAGTACTTGACCAAGAAAGGTGCAAGTCTCAGTCTCAAGACAAAGGCGGGAAAGACCCCGTTGGATCTTGCTACCAACGATGAAGTCCGTACCTTTCTGGAGGGATTTGAAAAATCAGCAAAGAATGGAGAATCAAAAACCGAAGATAAAGCTGAAGACTCTAATCTAAAGGCAGCTGAAGAATCTGATCCGAAGGCATCGTCCTCTTTGGGATCCCAAGGTAATTCGGGTGATGAACCACCTGCATCTGCTGTTGATGAAGAAAGTGGTGAGAGAGAGAAGAGGAAGGCTAAGGAAGATGATGCAACAGAAGACttgtcaaaacaaaaaaaggCGAGAGTTAAGTTAAGCCATCTTCAAAGTTCAGATGATgcccaagaagaagaaaacctGTAGGTTGCTATAGGCATAATAGAACGAAAAATTTGTTATCATAGTATGTAATAGTATCTTATTTTATTACCCCTTTGTGGAGTTGGTAGATCGGACCATCTATTAACCTTTATTGACAATTTTTCTGAATTAACACAATTTTATCATCTTTACAAATTGTTCTCTTGTTTAGTTCCTTTTAAGCAGAAACCTTGATTGTATGTTTTGTTCTGAGATCTTAggtttctctttttctctctaaGCAATTAATCACGACAGAATACATCTTCAGTAGCAAGAAAATAAACCAAGACGTCTTGCATCATAAGAATAAATATAGATGCCCTTTTTAAAGTAAGAACACATTTTTAGGCTTACTACACAAATACATTGGCAACAAATAAAATACCCAACTTCAGCACTGGTGAATGTGATTGCATTTTAATTCAACTCACTTCAAATGCATTTTTCCTTAAAGCCTCGTAGATCTAGCCAAAAAAACTACATCAcatatttgaagaaaaatgaaTCTCTATTCTCACAACATAGATTCTAATTGAATACACGACAAACATTTACAAGGCTGAGCAGCTATTGAACTACATTAAAATCTCTGCCAGTCGAAGTTCTTTACAACTCATCCATTAGCACTTTATTTCCTAAATAATGTTTCAATTCCTTTTCTTTGAGCCTAGTTTGTTATGACAggtctttttttctttttttttttttaaaaaggaaaaatatttccaaaaaaCTGTTTCTATTGTGTTCCTCTAAAAATCATAAATGGTATCGATCTCACTGAAGGCTGCAGAATTAACCATTCCGAAACCAAAATATTCAAAGTATGGTGCTGAAACTTTCGATGGGATCGGATTCTTCCAGCATGGAAGCTGCCTGGAAGCAGTCGGCAGCATCACCCACTCGGCCATCGTGCTTGTGAACCAATCCCAAGTAATACCAAGCCATGCGGTTGGTCGGTTCGATTCTAAGCGCATCAGAGAGCATGCTTCTTGCAGCAGACAAAGCCTTTGAACCCATTTTCTGAACCAAAGCACTCATTAAGATTTTGCTAGGAACATGGTTTGGTTCAAGTAGTATTGCATTAATAGTAGCATTCAGAGCTTCTTGATTTTTTCCACGTCCTTCGAACAAAATACCTGATATAGAAACATATAAAAGaatgtataaatatataaattcaaCATGCTAGAGTGAAAAACTTAAACAGCACAAAAGATTTAGTCTTGCCTTCAGTGGCCAAAATTGCTGCAGAGTACTCCTTCAACTCTTTGGCCTTTTGCAAACAGATTTCAGCATCCTTCCAATGAGAAAGGCTAGCATATAAATTTGCCAAACCGTGCCaaatatcaaattcattcacttTATCATCTTCAATCTATAAAGAATCGACAAAGTGAAATATTAGAGCCTAagaacaacataaaaaaaattcacaagaAATGAATTTCTTTAAGCTTATAATGGTCTTTTCTCCCAAAACCAGACATTTGGAGTACTACAGGATTATAGATAAAGCTTCTTTTAGAATTTATGAAAAAATCTTAGGATTTGTTGTATTTCAGAGTAATTTAcggtatcttaaattatttgttagGATTGGTTTCCTTACATTTCATAATTTGTTTCACCATTTACGTAAGATAAATAGTTTAGTAAAAGTATAAATAGGAATTAGTGTTTTTCCTTTGGTACCACCTAGAACATATTACAAAACATCCTTAAAATCATCCGAGACAATATTACCGACTCTCTTTGATCGCTCACTTCCTCCTCTGACATCTCCATAAACAACCTTAACTTTTCCACTCATGTTACCTTTTTGCAACATTAAGAAATGCatgtttatgtcattttgttTGGTAACTAAACCGCCGTAGTTATTGGTTTCTTTTGAAAGTCAAATCTGTAACAGTACAGAACTATATATCAGCTCTGTTTCCTTTCACCCGGGAAACAACAAAACATAATTGGAGTCTCATTTGGAGCATTAAATTGATAGCAGATTTAGGGATCGTCTGTTTAAGTTAAAAATAGTGATTCTAtgatacaattttattttagatctTCAGAAGATATTATATTTAGCCAAGAGAAAAGTAACAAAACAACTCTATTTGtcccttttttttaaaaaatacagttacttatattattgtataattttttaaaacttaatatTCCATTAAAGAAgtacttttacttttaataaagCACAAACAAACCTGGGTTTTAGAGGAAATGCAATTCCTCAATTACATATATATTCAGCTGGTACTATAGTCTAAAGCAAAATTCATTATGATGCAACTGAactaattaaatgaaaagaaaataaatcttaATCTACTAAGTTCACATCAACATGTTGCTAATGTTAAATAAAAGAATCCCTCAAAGAAGATAAGTAGACCGACAGCAAAATCTTACCTTCGAACCAACTCGGAAAGATCCAGAGGATTTCCTCTGGGCTTGAACCAATGCAAGAAGGTGGCGATAAGTTTCAATAGCATCCATAGGTTTTGATTGGGAGATTTTCAGCTTTGCTTTAAGCTTAAGCAGAGGCCCCTGCTCCCATCTTGCAATCTGATCTAAAGCAGCATCGGTCACCACTTCAGCTTCCGAAAATCTTTGTTGCGCAGACAAAATCAGAGCAAGCAATATCCAAGATTTCACTATAGAGCCGCCGGTTTCATGAAAGAAATGCCGTGCGGAGCGCAAAGCAGCGACCAAATTCCGATGCTTGGCATATTGAACAGCCAACTCAAAAATCAGATCAGAATTGTTTCTCTCCAATCTAACTGCCTGCTCCAACGACTCGAGAGCCTTGGACTGAAGGCGAGACCTTTCGAAGTCCGAGGAAGCAACCTTAGCTTGCTTTCCAAGACAAAGTCCCAACATTCGAAGAGCAACACCTTTTAAATGCTCGTTTGGACCATGAGCATTAATGATTGCCCTCTGTGCATGGCACACTCCCTCGGCAGCAAGATAAGGATCCTCGCTGCATATCTTAGCAGCTAATAATAACGATGTAAGGTCATCCGGTCGTTCGTGTTTGTGCAAGGACTTCCTAAGCAGATTCAAAGCACTGACATTTTGTCCAGCTCCACAATGACATAAAGCTAAAGAATTCCAACGATCAATACGATGGTATACGCCAGGTACCAAGTCTTCAAATTGCTTTGCTAAAACGGAAGTTTGGCTACATACAGAAAGCGCGAAAGTTAGGTGTTCCATGATCGAAGGATCCCATTTTATCTTACCAAAACAAAACTTTCTTATAAGAACCATTAAAAGCAGAATCGCCTCTTCGAGATTATTTTTAGGTACATAAGAACCTTCGATCTGAACTGCTAAACTAGGCGGACTTGCCTCCACACCACTGTACAGCAGAAAAACAACAAACGATTTCTGAATTCTTGAACAGCAATCATTATCGAGGTTCCACTGACTAAGAAGGGCACGTCTGTAAGCAGAGATTGCTTCGTCGTAGTAACCACCTTGTTTCCAAAGCTCTGGAAGGAGCTCTACTGCATGGCTCACTATCTCTTGTAATTTACTGTCCACTTGAAAATCAAGTATACCCTGATAAAATATCTTCTCAACAGCGTCAAGAATACGTTTACAGTCATTAGCAGCTTCTGCAGGACACATTAAAGAAGTATTTCAATGTTTTAGATCTGATTCATGAATATCAAATATAGTAATACTACTATAGAAGGAATCATTGACATTCCGAAGAGAACATACATTCGATACTAATAGCTTGTTTAGAAAAGAATCAATACCAGCAAATTTCCCGAGTTTTTGTTGAGACTTGGCTTTTAAGTAGATGGCTTCAAGCACCAAACTAGCAGCATGCTGAGAGACCGAAGAAGGTGATTCTGTGCGAGGGCGACTTTTTTTGACAGGTGGTTTTTCAGAAAAGGAGGGTTGCAGCCGCTGGATGGCAGCATGGAGATCAATCCCATCAAAGACACGGAGAGCACCTTCTACATTACCTCTCTGATACTCCAACTTCCCAAGAAGAGCCCTTGCTTCCTGTTAAAGTTTTAAATGTTAGACATCTGATATACTTATTTACAGATATGCTATGGAAGATCTTGAAATCCAATTAGGTTATGCTAATGTATGCAAATCATGATCCATAATATGTTTAACgcttaagtaaaatataatcgGAGTAGTGATCGCATTAAAAGAAACGGAGAAAAGTTAACACTCTCATtaatataaaagttttattcTTTGTGAAGGAAGTACTTTACTATAAAAGTTAACACTCTCATGATTGAAGAAATTTATCACTTAATTGCTTATGATGTTAAAAATGACAAATTAGTTACTATTACCTAAATAAGGAaggcattaaaaaaattatgataaacttaaatattttttcttcattaaaacttaattatttttgtcctcATTTCCCACCTGATGCCAAGTTGCCAACCTTGTACCATTTACAAAGATAGCCAAAAAGATACTCCTTGTATAAAAGGGTGGCGCAGTTCACCAGGCTTCGACCGAGTAGGATTTGGGAGGGTAAATGTATGCAACCTTAGTCCCAGAACCAGAAAGGTTGTTTGAAGGCAACAACTTTACTGTTGCGTCAAGGCTCTCcctcaaacaaaatattttggttGTGCAAAACGTAAATGATAGATACTACGGTCAAACATAGCCCTAGGAGGAAAGTTTCTACAATTCAAAGAAAGACTTTATGAAGGCATCTATAAAGTATAAACATATTTTCAGCAGAAGGTTTGGAGCCGAGACCAGATTCTTCTACacgtcaaaataaattatggtACGGGAAATAATGAAGGACACCAAAAGACTTCAAATTTGCtctaaaactaaaaagaaaattatattctaCAAAACCAGAAAAGCCTCATGTCATCCATATATCCAACAATTTGTTGTTGGCATGATTGTTATCCTTTCCACTTGTCTCAATGAGGTATTTGGTAAGAGTTTGGTTTTGCAACCTCAAAGGACGGAGTTCAAATCTCCTTGGGGAGTAAAAATGGTCACTAGTGccactttaataaataattacatttttataaagaaaaagattacTCCAAAATGGAGATACATTTAAGACAGCATAATGTCTCAAATAATTAGCAAAATGATAACTTGATAAGTAACAATGACAAGGCAACCTCAAAAGAAGACACCTTAGAAGGGGAAAAAAGAAGTTTCAGAAGTTAAGCAACAAAGGTTGCATTCATTTGGCAACAAAGGGAAGTTTGAGCTGAGCTTACTCCATTTAATCTAAATAGCAACTTGGTCCTTAGTTTTTGCTTCTTACTATTTGCAAAACATTGAAATATCCAATCCATAAAAGCAGCCAATTAATGTCATAAAAGGGAAACAAACAATGCAAAAAAATATGTGATCATTAACAAACTGACCTCAAAATTGAGTGACAACCCTTCTCGCAATGCCGATTCTGCCTCTTGAATATTTCCTTCATCAAGCTTTGCCTCAACTTCTGATGCAGCCATGCGGCTTCCATTTGCATGAACCTCTCTTACCGACGACACGCTCTCTTGGTCACTGGATTCCATGATTCATCTCCCCACTGCCTGCACACACCCCACAACCACACTTTTCACTTAAAATCCACTTTTTTTGACCCTTCAATGGCACTGCAAATTCATCACTCACATTTCAAAAAATAGCTAAATGTGTGTTTGAAATGACCATAGGTTTATCAGAATCACAATGCACCATAGTAATTTTGGCATAAACTACACTTTAGAGCTTCGACAAAATCATGATGTCACCATGATTTCGTTAAACTCACCATGTTTGTATTGACGGCGAGATTGACATAATCACATGTATTAGAGTGATTTTGGCATAAGCAACAATTTTGAGCTTCAACAAAATCATGATGAAACTGTGATTTCGTCAAACTTACCTTGATTTCAAACATACAATAAACAATTCCATAAACGcacttttgaaagtttcaaaatcacAAAAAGAAACATGTTTCCCCATTTCTCACGGTATTGCACAAAACGGATCCAAACAATGCCAAATAAGAATTTCAACTATCCTACAAAACTCATTATTCGAGTAATGGGGTTCCataataatgaaaaaagaaTCAAACTTTGGAAACAAGATTCAAAAttgtaaacaaaaaaatcattggGTAGAAAAAATTTGCAGATCCGGGAAAAAAGCTTTGGAAATggaaaaaatgaagagaaaacaGAAAGAAGATTTAAAGACTGACCAAAGCAACGTAGCCTCGGAGCAATGGTTGAGAGACGCAAGAGTGAAATCAAACAAGATCTAAGGGACCCTTCATTTTTATGAGCATTTGATCAAAACTTGCATCGAAGAAGTTACCtttatgttttatgtttgtttatGTTTGTGTTTTGTCTTTTGTTTgagaaaataagaagaagacAAATAGAAACAAGAGTTGTGGGTGGTTTAAGGTCAACCGCTTTCACAGCACAAACGCAAAATCTACTACTCAGAATCTGCAAAAAATGGAATGCCAAGAAATTTAACAAACCttgtccaaaaaataaaaataaatttaataaataaaatgttagtttaatttttatgtatatatataatttacacAATCAATCAATGGTATATGTGACTTATGTATATAAGTTAAAGTTTTTAAATGTTATGggattttcttttcatttaccCCAAAAAGAAATAGACTgcgagtttttttattttattttatattttttatttgtatgatTTTTATGAGGAAATGGACAACttgattattaaaattgaaacaTGTGTCAAATTTGTTCTTACATTTTAcaaatttgtaaatatattttttaaattataatacatcAATCAAAATAGTTCATCCATTTTATTTAACGGTTAGAAGTTGTGGTGTgacatattaaataaatatatgatttctAATGACATGTTAAATAGTTTATTCTTATGTAACATAATCAAAGTAATGTGTTGTATTTCTGAGTGAAGCACTAATAGTTGATAAATCATTAATTCTCTTTGgtattttcttattatatattatcCTTTGTTAagactattattttaaatgaaatgatacaatttttctatttttaaaagaagtaccaaaaacacaaaatttagtatttaattGATCCTtgttaaaaaaactataaattttataagaaatgtatttataatgtcattaaataaagtaaacattaatttatttattaaaaagaaactaATTTTGAATTCTGAAATTTTATccaagaaataaatatatagtgGAGTTTACCGAGTTTGAGTGAGTCTCATTTCTCACAGTCGCAATGGATTTCCTCAcaatctcttcttctcatcctTCAACTTCCCTTCCTTCTCGTTCCCTCTCACGCATTCCTACTCTCTTTTCAAAACCACCCATTTCCTCTTTCAACCCTAAAACTTCTTCTTCTCAATTTCGCATAACCCCACTCAATTGCGTCCTCACTACCCCTTCTTCAAAACCCTCCAAAGATTCAAACTTTGAATCCCGAATTCCAAAACCCACTATCACTTTTCAACTATCATCCCCCCAGACGCAGGAAAGAGCCATGAGAGTCGCTGAATCAGATACCATGGGGTTGTTGTTGAGGGAGAGGATTGTGTTCTTGGGGAGTGAAATTGACGACTTTGTTGCTGATGCTATTATGAGTCAGTTGTTGCTTTTGGATGCTCAAGACCCTACTAAAGATATTAAGCTTTTTATTAATTCTCCTGGTGGTTCTCTTAGGTGagatgaattttgttgtttttgttttttttttttcatagttTTTGAATGCTTATAATATATGTCTTGGAATTGATAAGGGTTTATGAAATTTGATGCAATTTGTATATTTGATTAGGTGGATTGAGAAGATAAGATTAAAGGGTTGGaaatcaaatagaaaaaatggACCTTTGTGGGttttttatcatgtattgttCCCATTATATTGCCATATAAGCTCATTTTGTTGCATTTTAGAAATAACTTCAAAGTATTGATTTTGATTGGATGAGGATGTAAACCTAATTTACTTTGGCAGTGCATGTTCTCTAATCTCTTCATTTTTGAGGTAAAATAAGAATGTGTGAAGGACAAATGTGATCTATTTTTGGGGGTGGCTTGGCTTTTGTGTTTAATTTCTGCTTATTTTGATTACATTTTGCTACTTGAGGCTCCGAGTAAAGAGACATGAAACATAAAAGGCTCGTTTAATAAGTTATGTTTCGACAAGCATGAGTTATGTGTTTTATTTGGGATGATTTTTGTGTCTGTTTCTTATTGATTCTGATAGAATGTTTTGGTGCATGTGAACCATTCACTGGAGTGTTAGTGATGGAAATTACAAATCCTCTTGTTTACTTGTCACTCTATTTGCTCTTCATTTTTTTCCCTCTTTGCATAGGCAATGATTTCTCTTATATTCTTGATGGTTCTAAATGCATCAGTATTTGTGTTCGTGGTTGGAAATATATCTGAatcatatattttctaaatttgcGTCCctctaaatttttctttaaaagtaaAAGTGAAgtaggaaaatatttatttatgtcattttgtcattgttttattaattttcacCAGAAGCCAAACCAATATATGTAAAAATTCGTCTGTGTTCAATATATTACCAAACCTTATGCAGCCATCTGTTTGCACCTTTGAAGCATACATGCTTAAAGAAAGAGCCTTGCTTGTATATGATGTATTAGGTACTTGACTCTTACAACACTTCTATGGAAGCTTATAAAGCACTCATAGGAACTAGAAGATGATGTATTCAATATGGTACATGCTAGCAACACACTCTTNNNNNNNNNNNNNNNNNNNNNNNNNNNNNNNNNNNNNNNNNNNNNNNNNNNNNNNNNNNNNNNNNNNNNNNNNNNNNNNNNNNNNNNNNNNNNNNNNNNNNNNNNNNNNNNNNNNNNNNNNNNNNNNNNNNNNNNNNNNNNNNNNNNNNNNNNNNNNNNNNNNNNNNNNNNNNNNNNNNNNNNNNNNNNNNNNNNNNNNNNNNNNNNNNNNNNNNNNNNNNNNNNNNNNNNNNNNNNNNNNNNNNNNNNNNNNNNNNNNNNNNNNNNNNNNNNNNNNNNNNNNNNNNNNNNNNNNNNNNNNNNNNNNNNNNNNNNNNNNNNNNNNNNNNNNNNNNNNNNNNNNNNNNNNNNNNNNNNNNNNNNNNNNNNNNNNNNNNNNNNNNNNNNNNNNNNNNNNNNNNNNNNNNNNNNNNNNNNNNNNNNNNNNNNNNNNNNNNNNNNNNNNNNNNNNNNNNNNNNNNNNNNNNNNNNNNNNNNNNNNNNNNNNNNNNNNNNNNNNNNNNNNNNNNNNNNNNNNNNNNNNNNNNNNNNNNNNNNNNNNNNNNNNNNNNNNNNNNNNNNNNNNNNNNNNNNNNNNNNNNNNNNTCTTTCCAAACACCATCTGTCATTGGGTGAATTTCACGTGAAATGAAATTCACTCAATATTAGTGCATTGGAAAGGAGAGTCTAAAAACATGGCTTACAATATACTGTGCTTAATTAAAGATCGGATTAGAAATACAATCATTACAGAGAAAGTTTAGGTAGCCTCCATTATAGAGATGGTAGAATGTCTTTTTAGGTGGTTTGAGTGTCATGTATGGACAGCTCTATATTCTGTAGAAAAGCACTAGTAAGGATTGGAGAATAGACAAAACGGACGTTATAGTATGGTGTACTAGGAGGATAGGTTAATAGTTAGAGGTAGAGGGAGATCAAGGGAAACTATAGGAAAACCACTTAGAGAGATTTCGAGGTAAATTGTCTATTTTAGGCCCTAACACGTGACAATTTTATTGCATTGGCGACTTGGTGAGAATAGGTGTTGTTGTTATTGCTCCTTGGTGAGAATAGGTGTTGTTGTTATTgtacaaatataattatatagatCTGTTCTTTATCCTGTGTTTTTGTAATCAAATTAGCACATAACATGTCCCCAGTAGTAAACAACATGCCCCCAGAAATGTagaatcaaataaaacatcccttataaatataaaatctaatgATAAGGAGACAATAATAACAAATCTGATTACATCTCAACAGTCCCTTTCAAGAAATCACTGGCTACTCTCTAACACCAGTTTTAGGAGATTTTAGGACGTCCAATCTTGAATATTTGATCGAAAATAATATGTGAAAGACCTTTTGGCTGTGCTCTATGTTTgctgttatttattatttagtgCCTATAGTTGGAAAGGAATGCTAGAACTTTCAAAAGACAGCTACTTGCAGCGACATCTTTTATGCGATAAAACGGTTGTCTTAATTTTCATGGTCCTCATCTAATAATGATTACTCCAATTTAGTACCTTTGGATGTATATGTAAAGATACTATAGACCTCCACTTAgatgattttttcttttttttttagccGTTGGTGTTGTTTGTACTCTTATCTTTCTCCATTCTAGTAATGAGAACTAAGGCCATATCAAAAGGGCCATATATTTGGTTCATTTCCTTAATTTCATTTAGTGCTACTCTCTCTTCTTTTTGAACGGATTATTGATGCTGATCCAACATAGATAGATATGTTCTCTTTCGTGCTGTCTATGTTAAGATTGGAGTCATGTCGTGTCTGATGTCTTCCttttgttaact
This region of Cicer arietinum cultivar CDC Frontier isolate Library 1 chromosome 8, Cicar.CDCFrontier_v2.0, whole genome shotgun sequence genomic DNA includes:
- the LOC101509693 gene encoding uncharacterized protein; its protein translation is MGKGIPRKSGTGDDLHAAARSGDLIAVQSILISNPLAVNSRDKHSRTPLHLAAFSGQAEIVSNLCKNKADVGASAMDDMAAIHFAAQKGHLEVVRALVSSGASFKSSNRKGMTPLHYAAQGSYLELVKYLTKKGASLSLKTKAGKTPLDLATNDEVRTFLEGFEKSAKNGESKTEDKAEDSNLKAAEESDPKASSSLGSQGNSGDEPPASAVDEESGEREKRKAKEDDATEDLSKQKKARVKLSHLQSSDDAQEEENL
- the LOC101510014 gene encoding protein NPG1-like, producing MESSDQESVSSVREVHANGSRMAASEVEAKLDEGNIQEAESALREGLSLNFEEARALLGKLEYQRGNVEGALRVFDGIDLHAAIQRLQPSFSEKPPVKKSRPRTESPSSVSQHAASLVLEAIYLKAKSQQKLGKFAEAANDCKRILDAVEKIFYQGILDFQVDSKLQEIVSHAVELLPELWKQGGYYDEAISAYRRALLSQWNLDNDCCSRIQKSFVVFLLYSGVEASPPSLAVQIEGSYVPKNNLEEAILLLMVLIRKFCFGKIKWDPSIMEHLTFALSVCSQTSVLAKQFEDLVPGVYHRIDRWNSLALCHCGAGQNVSALNLLRKSLHKHERPDDLTSLLLAAKICSEDPYLAAEGVCHAQRAIINAHGPNEHLKGVALRMLGLCLGKQAKVASSDFERSRLQSKALESLEQAVRLERNNSDLIFELAVQYAKHRNLVAALRSARHFFHETGGSIVKSWILLALILSAQQRFSEAEVVTDAALDQIARWEQGPLLKLKAKLKISQSKPMDAIETYRHLLALVQAQRKSSGSFRVGSKIEDDKVNEFDIWHGLANLYASLSHWKDAEICLQKAKELKEYSAAILATEGILFEGRGKNQEALNATINAILLEPNHVPSKILMSALVQKMGSKALSAARSMLSDALRIEPTNRMAWYYLGLVHKHDGRVGDAADCFQAASMLEESDPIESFSTIL